CTCAGAGATACACATCTCTAGGAATGCAGAAAAGGTGGAAAAAACACCTTGGCGCTCTCCATTGCTGCCAAATCCAAAaccagcagcagcagagaaATTGCCGCGCTCCATGACACCGGATGGGACAAAGGACTCGGGGTGTTTAGCGCCGATGGCCTTCAAGCCAGTGGAGCCTGCCAAGTCGGAGTCGATAACCATGACGCGACGCTTAGCCTCCTCCTTGCTCAATTTGTCAAGAATAGCGTTCACAGCATCGCCGAAAATGATGCGGTTCGCACCCTTGTCCTTGCTCGAACCCTTGTATGTGTGGGGATTTGAGCCAGGCTTGATATCATCGTAGAAAGCAAGCTGCTGCTTGCTGTATCCGCGCTTGGTGAGATATTTACGAGCAATTTCGACGGGAATGACATCATGCGCGTGTGTTTCTCCCTCGATATCCTCAATACCAGTGGCCATCTTGCGGTCGATTACAACGGCGGCTGGACCGTTGTGGTTGATGACTTCGCACATAGCGCCGTATAGAGAGTCGAGATCCTCACCCTGGGCGCGAAGGACCTTCAGCCCATGTCCACCAAGGGTCCGAGCAACCTCATAGCCCTTTAGATATTCCGAAGGGTGCCCGGCAATTGTGACATCATTGTTATCGATGAAAAGCTTAACGTTCAGGTTTCTACCGACGGCAAGACGGGCAGCCTCGGCGTCGTTTCCTTCTTGCTGGGATCCATCAGATCCCAGCATTATCACATTCTTGTACTTGTTGGCCATAGCAATGCCGTTCACCATACCCCACATGTGGCCCAGACGACCGGAGCTGAACTTAATGCCGGGGGTGAACCCGAGCTCGGGATGGCCGGGGAGGTGGGAGTCGGCAGCACGATAGTTCAGCAGATGATCCGGCTCGATTTTGCCATCCAATGCAGCTAGCAGGTATTGTGTGGCGACACGGTGGCCGGCTTCATCA
Above is a window of Penicillium digitatum chromosome 2, complete sequence DNA encoding:
- a CDS encoding Transketolase, N-terminal, with the translated sequence MSGHTFPVDLKQFKQLKLDPKTPQLSAEQKSDLQHNVNIFRDAIIAFTATGAARGVAGHTGGPFDTAPEVCILLAFINANPSKWVNALYDEAGHRVATQYLLAALDGKIEPDHLLNYRAADSHLPGHPELGFTPGIKFSSGRLGHMWGMVNGIAMANKYKNVIMLGSDGSQQEGNDAEAARLAVGRNLNVKLFIDNNDVTIAGHPSEYLKGYEVARTLGGHGLKVLRAQGEDLDSLYGAMCEVINHNGPAAVVIDRKMATGIEDIEGETHAHDVIPVEIARKYLTKRGYSKQQLAFYDDIKPGSNPHTYKGSSKDKGANRIIFGDAVNAILDKLSKEEAKRRVMVIDSDLAGSTGLKAIGAKHPESFVPSGVMERGNFSAAAGFGFGSNGERQGVFSTFSAFLEMCISEITMARLNDCTVLSHVSHSGIDEMADNTCHFGLNHFFADNGLMDAASTALYFPADGEQMKAVVNEVFWNKGLRFIFSTRAKVPYILKEGTDQKLFGEGYKFVPGKEEVIRKGSAGYIVSYGDMLYRSLDAVENLRAEGLDIGLINKPTLNVVDEETIKIYGSSPFVLVVESIAQKTGLGSRLGTHLLERNFTPRFKSMGAIKEGCGGLYEQVNAQGLGPSDIIAAIKKVSGN